One window of Catharus ustulatus isolate bCatUst1 chromosome 3, bCatUst1.pri.v2, whole genome shotgun sequence genomic DNA carries:
- the YPEL5 gene encoding protein yippee-like 5 gives MGRIFLDHIGGTRLFSCANCDTILTNRSELISTRFTGATGRAFLFNKVVNLQYSEVQDRVMLTGRHMVRDVSCKNCNSKLGWIYEFATEDSQRYKEGRVILERALVRESEGFEEHVPSDNS, from the exons atgggaagaatttttttggatCATATTGGTGGCACTCGCCTGTTCTCCTGCGCAAACTGCGACACAATCCTGACCAACCGCTCCGAGCTCATCTCCACTCGCTTTACAGGGGCCACAGGAAGGGCCTTTCTTTTTAACAAG GTGGTAAATCTGCAGTACAGTGAAGTTCAGGACCGGGTCATGCTCACTGGCCGCCACATGGTCCGGGATGTGAGCTGCAAGAACTGCAACAGCAAACTGGGCTGGATCTATGAGTTTGCCACTGAAGACAGCCAGCGCTACAAGGAAGGCCGCGTTATCCTGGAAAGAGCCTTGGTCCGGGAGAGCGAGGGCTTCGAGGAGCATGTTCCATCCGACAATTCCTGA